The following are from one region of the Anaeropeptidivorans aminofermentans genome:
- the selB gene encoding selenocysteine-specific translation elongation factor, which produces MKNVIMGTAGHVDHGKTSLIKALTGIDTDRLKDEKKRGITIELGFAHLDFEGGRKIGIIDVPGHERFVKNMLAGSGGIDIALLVVAANEGVMPQTKEHMEILKLLGIKSGIITITKIDMADRDWIEMVKEDIKELVKGSFLEDAPIYETSVYNNEGLEELKKGIFELSEKAIEKDLNKGFRLPVDRVFSIDGFGTVVTGTLIEGMINKGDSAVIYTPELETKVRNIQVHDMNVDTAYTGQRVAINLSSVKKEEIQRGFVIAKPGSLENTYMVDVKLNLLADTERTIKNNSRVHFYHGSSEVLAKVILLDKEEIKKGEQAYAQLRLEEEIALKYADRYIVRFYSPMETIGGGFVLNPNPKKHSRNKKEIIQSLEILEKGDSEKRTEEFIKERSKEYPKLSEIKGKANLSDEEFSNAVSALINKKLIVELPEETVISKDHYDFIWKKAIAALKEFHSGNMYKKGMNLEEFKSRVFRGTPDLSANAIISALTENKKIILADGLVSDASFKVQFDPLHSKLADEIEKAYMDAGVLVPNKDDILNPIKDRNKIKIFEALVEAGTLVMIDKQMFFHKDVYENCLKIMKEHIEKNGTITLGEFRDLIGASRKYAVALLEYWDSKKITKKVGDARVLTKK; this is translated from the coding sequence ATGAAAAATGTTATTATGGGAACGGCCGGCCATGTGGATCACGGAAAGACAAGCCTTATAAAGGCCCTTACAGGTATTGATACGGATAGGCTTAAAGACGAGAAAAAAAGAGGAATAACCATAGAGCTTGGCTTTGCCCATCTGGATTTTGAAGGCGGCAGGAAAATAGGCATCATAGATGTTCCCGGCCATGAACGGTTTGTCAAAAATATGCTTGCCGGCTCCGGTGGAATCGATATAGCCCTTCTTGTTGTAGCGGCAAATGAAGGCGTTATGCCTCAAACAAAAGAACATATGGAAATACTCAAGCTTCTGGGCATAAAAAGCGGCATCATTACCATAACCAAAATAGACATGGCGGACCGTGACTGGATAGAGATGGTAAAAGAAGATATCAAAGAGCTTGTGAAAGGCTCTTTCCTTGAAGATGCGCCTATTTACGAAACTTCAGTATATAATAACGAAGGCCTTGAAGAGCTTAAAAAGGGTATCTTTGAATTAAGCGAAAAGGCTATAGAAAAGGATTTAAATAAAGGCTTTCGTCTTCCTGTAGACAGGGTGTTTTCTATTGACGGCTTTGGAACCGTCGTAACGGGAACTTTAATAGAGGGCATGATAAATAAGGGAGACAGCGCCGTTATTTATACACCTGAGCTGGAAACAAAGGTCAGGAATATCCAAGTACATGATATGAATGTAGATACTGCCTATACTGGCCAGCGGGTTGCCATAAATCTTTCTTCCGTTAAAAAAGAGGAGATTCAGAGAGGTTTTGTTATTGCAAAGCCTGGAAGCCTTGAAAATACTTACATGGTTGACGTTAAGCTGAATCTGCTTGCAGACACGGAAAGAACCATTAAAAATAACAGCAGAGTGCATTTTTATCACGGTTCATCGGAAGTACTTGCAAAAGTTATCCTTCTTGATAAAGAAGAAATCAAAAAAGGGGAGCAGGCTTATGCCCAGCTAAGGCTTGAAGAAGAGATTGCACTGAAATACGCAGACAGATATATCGTGAGATTTTATTCTCCTATGGAAACCATAGGAGGGGGCTTTGTTCTTAATCCCAATCCTAAAAAGCATTCAAGAAATAAAAAGGAAATAATCCAAAGCCTTGAAATTCTTGAAAAAGGAGACAGTGAAAAAAGAACGGAAGAATTTATCAAGGAAAGAAGCAAAGAATACCCCAAACTTTCTGAAATAAAAGGAAAAGCAAATCTAAGCGATGAAGAATTTTCAAATGCCGTTTCTGCTCTTATAAATAAGAAGCTTATTGTGGAGCTTCCCGAAGAAACCGTTATTTCAAAAGACCATTATGATTTTATATGGAAAAAGGCCATTGCCGCCCTTAAGGAATTTCATTCGGGAAATATGTATAAAAAGGGAATGAACCTTGAGGAATTTAAAAGCAGGGTATTTAGAGGAACCCCCGATTTATCCGCCAACGCAATAATATCAGCCCTTACGGAAAATAAAAAAATAATTCTTGCTGATGGATTAGTATCTGATGCTTCTTTTAAAGTACAGTTTGACCCTCTCCATTCAAAACTTGCAGACGAAATAGAAAAGGCCTATATGGATGCAGGCGTTTTAGTGCCGAATAAAGATGATATTTTAAACCCCATAAAAGACAGGAATAAAATAAAGATATTTGAGGCCCTTGTGGAAGCGGGAACCCTTGTAATGATAGATAAGCAAATGTTTTTTCATAAAGATGTGTATGAAAACTGTCTTAAAATAATGAAGGAACACATTGAAAAAAACGGTACAATAACGTTAGGAGAATTCAGGGATTTAATAGGAGCTTCCAGAAAATATGCCGTGGCTCTTTTAGAATACTGGGATTCTAAAAAAATAACGAAAAAGGTCGGAGACGCAAGGGTTTTAACTAAAAAGTAA
- a CDS encoding GrdX family protein, producing MDFICVTNNETLYNKYKDDFEIRFYNIPLRDIMVKVRDMVHDGHKILTHPLSGSVKPGETTIKSIFVTKKKSGLDHESLILIETSIEVCDKFVKRHFTYKKSREDFETVDLSLAESALVSMSSF from the coding sequence GTGGACTTTATCTGTGTTACGAATAATGAAACACTCTACAACAAGTATAAAGATGATTTTGAAATAAGATTTTATAATATCCCTTTAAGGGATATTATGGTTAAGGTAAGAGATATGGTTCATGACGGCCATAAGATACTTACCCACCCCCTATCAGGAAGTGTAAAACCCGGCGAAACTACAATAAAAAGCATATTTGTCACCAAGAAAAAAAGCGGGCTTGACCACGAAAGTCTTATTTTAATTGAAACTAGCATAGAAGTCTGCGATAAGTTTGTTAAAAGACATTTTACTTATAAGAAAAGCAGAGAGGATTTTGAGACTGTTGATTTATCGCTTGCAGAGTCGGCGCTTGTCAGCATGTCCTCTTTTTGA
- a CDS encoding glycine/sarcosine/betaine reductase component B subunit, with protein sequence MKLELGYINITDILFSDVSKVENGVLHINKEELEKIVLEDEHIASVSFEIAKPGESVRITPVKDVLEPRVKVSGTGSIFPGTLNKVETVGNGRTHVLKGCAVVTAGKIVGFQEGIIDMSGVGAEYTPFSKLNNLVMVIAPVEGLKQHEYEHAVRMAGLKITAHVGELGRNVTPDSVDTFETPTVTEGLKLYPELPRVAYVQMLQSQGLLHDTYVYGVDAKRTISTLIYPTEIMDGAIISGNCVSACDKNTTYHHLNNPVVQELFAAHGKTLNFVGVIITNENVYLMDKERSSDWSAKLAEFLGLDGVVVSQEGFGNPDTDLIMNCKKIEAKGVKTVIITDEYAGRDGKSQSLADADAAADAVVTGGNANEVIELGPMDKVIGMLDYVDKIAGGFDGSLKADGSITVELQAITGATNELGFNRLSAR encoded by the coding sequence TTGAAATTAGAATTAGGGTATATTAATATCACCGATATCCTATTTTCCGACGTTTCAAAGGTAGAGAACGGCGTTCTTCATATTAATAAAGAAGAACTTGAAAAAATCGTTCTTGAGGACGAGCACATCGCTTCAGTTTCTTTCGAAATTGCAAAGCCGGGTGAAAGCGTTCGTATTACACCTGTTAAAGACGTTCTTGAACCAAGGGTAAAGGTTTCCGGTACTGGAAGTATTTTCCCAGGAACACTTAATAAGGTAGAGACAGTTGGAAATGGTAGGACACATGTTCTTAAAGGCTGTGCAGTTGTAACTGCCGGTAAAATTGTAGGCTTCCAGGAAGGTATTATCGATATGTCCGGTGTTGGAGCCGAATACACACCTTTCTCAAAGCTTAACAATCTTGTAATGGTGATTGCACCTGTGGAAGGCTTAAAACAGCATGAGTATGAGCATGCCGTAAGAATGGCCGGCCTTAAGATTACAGCTCACGTTGGCGAGCTTGGAAGAAACGTTACGCCAGACTCTGTTGACACATTTGAAACACCAACAGTTACAGAAGGACTTAAGCTCTATCCAGAGCTTCCAAGAGTAGCTTATGTTCAGATGCTTCAGAGCCAGGGTCTTCTTCATGACACTTATGTTTACGGAGTAGACGCTAAGAGAACAATTTCCACATTAATTTATCCTACAGAAATCATGGACGGTGCCATCATAAGCGGTAACTGTGTTTCTGCATGCGATAAGAACACAACATACCATCATTTAAATAACCCAGTTGTTCAAGAATTATTTGCTGCTCACGGCAAAACTCTTAACTTTGTTGGCGTTATAATCACAAACGAGAACGTTTACCTTATGGATAAAGAGCGTTCATCAGACTGGAGCGCAAAGCTTGCTGAGTTCTTAGGACTTGACGGCGTTGTTGTAAGCCAGGAAGGTTTTGGTAACCCCGACACAGACCTTATTATGAACTGCAAGAAGATTGAAGCTAAAGGCGTTAAGACTGTTATTATAACAGATGAGTATGCAGGCCGTGACGGAAAGAGCCAGTCTCTTGCCGATGCTGACGCAGCTGCCGATGCAGTTGTTACAGGCGGAAATGCAAACGAAGTTATCGAATTAGGCCCTATGGATAAAGTTATAGGTATGCTTGATTACGTTGACAAAATTGCCGGCGGATTCGACGGAAGCCTTAAGGCTGACGGCAGCATCACTGTTGAGCTTCAGGCTATAACAGGCGCAACAAACGAACTCGGATTTAATAGATTAAGCGCTAGATAA
- the grdB gene encoding glycine reductase complex selenoprotein B, with protein MSKIKVVQYINQFFAQIGGEEMAHIKPELRQGPVGPGLAFNQAFGDQAEVAATIICGDSYFNENLETAKKEVLDMVKSQNPDIFIAGPAFNAGRYGVACGTIAEAVQNELNIPVLTGMYIENPGADMFKQSVYVVSTKNSAAGMRDAVKVMAPLALKLAKGEAIGSSAEEGYLPNGIRKNFFEKEIGAKRAVTMLVKKLAGKPFTTEYPMPDFDRVAPNPAVKDITKATIALVTSGGIVPKGNPDHIESSSASKYGEYDIDGVMDLTAETYETAHGGYDPVYANEDSDRVLPVDVLREFEKEGKIGKLYKYFYTTTGNGTSVANSKAFASEFGKKLKEDGVDAVILTSTUGTCTRCGATMVKEVERAGIPVVHICTVVPISLTVGANRIVPAIAIPHPLGNPALTMEEEKDIRRKMLTKALNALTTEVDDQTVFE; from the coding sequence TTGAGTAAAATAAAAGTAGTTCAATATATTAACCAGTTCTTCGCTCAGATAGGCGGAGAGGAAATGGCTCACATTAAACCAGAGCTTAGACAAGGTCCTGTTGGCCCAGGTCTTGCTTTCAATCAGGCTTTCGGCGATCAGGCTGAAGTAGCGGCAACAATCATCTGCGGTGACTCTTATTTCAACGAGAACCTTGAGACAGCTAAAAAAGAAGTTCTTGATATGGTAAAATCCCAGAATCCTGACATCTTCATAGCTGGACCAGCTTTCAATGCAGGCCGTTACGGCGTTGCTTGCGGTACAATCGCAGAAGCAGTTCAGAACGAGCTTAATATCCCTGTTTTAACAGGTATGTATATAGAAAACCCAGGCGCAGATATGTTCAAGCAGTCTGTATACGTAGTTTCTACAAAAAACAGTGCTGCAGGCATGAGAGATGCAGTTAAGGTTATGGCTCCTCTTGCACTTAAACTTGCAAAAGGTGAAGCTATCGGTTCCTCAGCAGAGGAAGGATACCTTCCTAACGGAATCAGAAAGAACTTCTTTGAAAAAGAAATCGGAGCTAAGAGAGCTGTTACTATGCTTGTTAAGAAGCTTGCAGGCAAACCTTTTACAACAGAGTATCCTATGCCTGATTTCGACAGAGTAGCACCAAACCCAGCAGTTAAGGATATTACAAAGGCTACAATCGCTCTTGTAACTTCCGGCGGTATCGTTCCAAAAGGAAACCCAGACCATATCGAATCTTCAAGTGCTTCCAAGTACGGCGAATATGATATTGACGGCGTTATGGACCTTACAGCTGAAACTTATGAAACTGCTCACGGTGGTTATGACCCTGTTTATGCAAACGAAGACTCCGACAGAGTTCTTCCTGTTGACGTTTTAAGAGAGTTTGAAAAAGAAGGCAAAATCGGTAAATTATACAAATATTTCTACACTACAACTGGTAACGGTACTTCTGTTGCCAACTCCAAAGCTTTTGCTTCTGAATTCGGCAAGAAACTGAAAGAAGACGGAGTAGACGCCGTTATTCTTACTTCCACCTGAGGCACCTGTACACGTTGCGGTGCAACGATGGTTAAAGAAGTTGAAAGAGCAGGCATTCCTGTTGTTCATATTTGTACAGTTGTTCCTATTTCCCTTACAGTTGGAGCGAACAGAATCGTTCCTGCTATAGCAATCCCTCATCCACTTGGCAACCCTGCCTTAACTATGGAAGAGGAAAAAGATATCAGAAGAAAAATGCTTACAAAAGCATTAAATGCATTAACCACAGAGGTTGATGACCAGACAGTATTTGAATAA
- the trxB gene encoding thioredoxin-disulfide reductase, with the protein MSKVYDLIILGAGPAGLSAGLYAGRSRISTLIIEKSKDGGQIAITDEIENYPGSLPEETGPSLIKRMTDQAAKFGVERCADTITEVDFTGEIKKITGTKGEYLAKSIIIATGANPRPMGCPGEKEYVGKGVSYCATCDGAFFEDMEIYVVGGGDSAVEEAMYLTRFGRKVTIIHRRDQLRAAKSIQEKAFKNPKMDFMWDSVVTEVKGEDGVMTSMIVENVKTGEKTEIFADEEDGIFGLFVFVGFLPTTQLFEGKVAMENGYIIGDENMHTNVPGVFVAGDCRVKSLRQVVTAAADGAIAATQVEKYLEHLEG; encoded by the coding sequence ATGAGTAAAGTTTATGATCTTATTATTCTCGGAGCAGGACCTGCAGGCTTATCAGCAGGTTTATATGCAGGAAGAAGCCGTATTTCTACACTTATAATTGAAAAAAGCAAGGACGGCGGACAGATAGCCATTACCGATGAAATCGAAAACTATCCAGGCTCTCTTCCGGAAGAGACCGGCCCTTCCTTAATTAAGAGAATGACAGACCAAGCTGCAAAATTCGGCGTAGAAAGATGCGCAGACACAATTACAGAAGTTGATTTCACAGGTGAAATCAAAAAAATCACAGGAACAAAAGGCGAATATCTTGCAAAGAGTATTATTATTGCTACAGGTGCTAACCCAAGACCTATGGGCTGCCCAGGAGAAAAAGAATACGTTGGTAAAGGCGTATCCTACTGTGCAACTTGCGACGGTGCATTCTTTGAAGATATGGAAATTTACGTAGTAGGTGGCGGAGACTCTGCTGTTGAAGAGGCTATGTACTTAACTAGATTCGGAAGAAAAGTTACTATTATCCACAGACGTGACCAGTTAAGAGCTGCTAAGAGCATTCAGGAAAAAGCATTTAAAAACCCCAAAATGGATTTCATGTGGGATAGCGTTGTTACCGAAGTTAAAGGTGAAGACGGCGTTATGACAAGCATGATCGTTGAAAACGTTAAAACCGGAGAAAAAACAGAGATTTTTGCAGACGAAGAAGACGGTATTTTCGGATTATTCGTATTCGTAGGCTTCTTACCTACAACTCAGCTTTTCGAGGGCAAGGTGGCTATGGAAAACGGCTATATTATTGGCGACGAAAACATGCATACAAACGTTCCGGGCGTATTCGTAGCAGGTGACTGCCGCGTTAAGAGCTTAAGACAGGTTGTTACAGCTGCTGCCGACGGAGCTATTGCCGCTACTCAGGTAGAAAAATATCTTGAGCATCTTGAAGGCTAA
- the trxA gene encoding thioredoxin TrxA: MLEVDKSTFETEVLGAEGKVFVDFFGDGCEPCKALMPFVHELADKYGDKIKFCSLNTTKARRLAIGQKVLGLPVMAIYENGAKVEELIKEDCTEEAIEALVQKHI; encoded by the coding sequence ATGTTAGAAGTTGATAAGTCAACCTTTGAAACAGAGGTTTTAGGTGCAGAAGGTAAAGTTTTCGTTGATTTCTTTGGTGACGGCTGCGAGCCATGTAAAGCTCTTATGCCTTTCGTACACGAATTAGCAGACAAATACGGCGACAAAATAAAGTTTTGCAGCCTTAACACAACAAAAGCAAGAAGACTTGCTATAGGACAAAAGGTTCTCGGCCTTCCCGTTATGGCTATTTATGAAAACGGCGCTAAAGTTGAAGAGCTTATTAAAGAAGACTGTACAGAAGAAGCCATTGAGGCTCTTGTACAGAAACACATCTAG
- the grdA gene encoding glycine/sarcosine/betaine reductase complex selenoprotein A produces the protein MSLLEGKKVIIIGDRDGVPGPAIEEVVKTAGADVVFSSTECFVUTAAGAMDLENQKRVKEFAEQFGPENLVVVVGAAEAEAAGLAAETVTAGDPTFAGPLTGVQLGLKVYHVCEEEIKSEVDEAVYDEQVGMMEMVLDVDEIASEMQGIRDEFTKY, from the coding sequence ATGAGCCTTTTAGAAGGTAAGAAAGTCATCATTATTGGTGATAGAGATGGTGTTCCTGGTCCTGCAATTGAAGAAGTAGTAAAGACTGCCGGTGCAGATGTAGTATTTTCTTCAACAGAATGCTTTGTCTGAACTGCCGCCGGTGCAATGGACCTGGAAAATCAAAAGAGAGTTAAGGAATTTGCTGAACAATTCGGACCAGAAAATCTGGTTGTAGTTGTTGGTGCAGCGGAAGCTGAAGCTGCTGGTCTTGCAGCTGAAACCGTTACAGCAGGTGATCCTACTTTTGCAGGCCCATTAACAGGAGTTCAGTTGGGACTCAAGGTATATCATGTTTGTGAAGAAGAAATTAAATCCGAAGTAGATGAAGCAGTTTATGATGAACAAGTTGGCATGATGGAAATGGTACTTGATGTCGATGAAATCGCTTCAGAAATGCAGGGAATCAGAGACGAGTTTACGAAGTACTAA
- the grdC gene encoding glycine/sarcosine/betaine reductase complex component C subunit beta, protein MNSVIKGTSYILVNTPDMIVQNGTTQTTERVVNPGSEYLKEIDKHIRSYEDVVNYLPNQAYIGNVTPEELAAVEMPWYDKLITNGERYGKFGEIMPQDEFLILMQVCDAFDLLKLEKGFVARTRDAFAKHPLMGEDVVARIKEGVEIAEIKKFVEEEHSEPLYHMGELVGYVKRAHDVDTNLSAHVIHENLVSKATSVLALLHLVEKSGVAKDEIEYVIDCSEEACGDMNQRGGGNFAKAAAEIAGLSKATGSDTRGFCAAPAHAMVLAASLVKSGAYKAVAVTAGGCTAKLGMNGKDHVKKGMPVLEDVLGGFAVLVTADDGVNPIVNLDILGRHTVGTGSSPQAVISSLVADPLERAGLKITDVDKYSPEMQNPDITKPAGAGNVPEANYKMIGALAVKRGDMEKAELAGFAKKHGMEGWAPTQGHIPSGVPYIGFAKEDILAGKIKNAMIVGKGSLFLGRMTNLFDGVSFIIEANKGETQQAGGVSEEEIKNMIAKAMKDFASSLISE, encoded by the coding sequence ATGAACAGCGTAATAAAAGGTACCTCTTATATTCTCGTTAATACTCCTGATATGATTGTTCAAAACGGAACTACTCAGACTACTGAGAGAGTTGTTAATCCAGGCAGCGAATATTTAAAAGAAATTGATAAGCACATAAGAAGCTATGAAGACGTCGTAAATTATCTTCCAAATCAGGCTTATATCGGAAACGTAACTCCTGAAGAATTAGCTGCAGTTGAAATGCCATGGTATGACAAGCTTATTACAAACGGCGAAAGATACGGCAAATTCGGCGAAATCATGCCTCAGGACGAATTTTTAATTTTAATGCAGGTATGTGACGCATTCGACCTTTTAAAGCTTGAAAAGGGCTTCGTAGCAAGAACAAGAGACGCTTTTGCAAAGCATCCTTTAATGGGCGAAGACGTTGTTGCAAGAATTAAAGAAGGCGTTGAGATTGCTGAAATAAAGAAATTTGTTGAAGAAGAGCATTCAGAGCCTTTATACCATATGGGTGAATTAGTAGGCTATGTTAAAAGAGCCCATGACGTTGACACAAACCTTTCAGCTCATGTAATCCATGAAAACCTTGTTTCCAAGGCTACAAGCGTTCTTGCGCTTCTTCACCTTGTTGAAAAATCAGGTGTTGCTAAAGATGAAATTGAATATGTTATCGACTGTTCCGAGGAAGCTTGCGGCGATATGAACCAAAGAGGCGGCGGTAACTTTGCGAAGGCTGCTGCTGAAATCGCAGGTCTTTCCAAAGCTACAGGCTCTGACACAAGAGGTTTCTGTGCTGCTCCTGCTCACGCTATGGTTCTTGCTGCTTCTCTCGTAAAATCAGGTGCTTATAAGGCAGTTGCCGTTACAGCAGGCGGCTGTACAGCAAAGCTTGGTATGAACGGTAAAGACCACGTTAAAAAGGGCATGCCTGTATTAGAAGACGTATTAGGCGGCTTTGCAGTATTAGTAACTGCTGATGACGGCGTTAATCCCATTGTTAATTTAGACATCTTAGGAAGACATACTGTTGGAACAGGTTCATCACCACAGGCTGTTATTTCTTCACTTGTTGCCGATCCTCTTGAAAGAGCAGGCCTTAAAATAACAGATGTTGATAAATACTCTCCTGAAATGCAGAATCCAGATATTACGAAGCCGGCAGGTGCAGGTAATGTTCCTGAGGCAAACTATAAGATGATCGGCGCTCTTGCTGTTAAGAGAGGCGACATGGAAAAGGCTGAGCTTGCAGGCTTTGCTAAAAAGCACGGTATGGAAGGCTGGGCACCTACACAGGGTCATATTCCTTCAGGCGTTCCATATATCGGCTTTGCAAAAGAAGACATATTAGCAGGAAAAATTAAAAACGCGATGATCGTAGGTAAAGGAAGCCTCTTCTTAGGAAGAATGACAAACCTTTTCGACGGCGTATCTTTCATTATAGAAGCAAACAAAGGTGAAACTCAGCAAGCAGGCGGCGTTTCCGAAGAAGAAATTAAAAACATGATTGCAAAGGCTATGAAAGATTTTGCTTCCAGCTTAATTTCCGAATAG
- the grdD gene encoding glycine/sarcosine/betaine reductase complex component C subunit alpha: MSNVEKVIAKIFNEVADGLLTGQMGSIPNIAITGIGSEHGEAEVMAGALRAAKSGINVSYIGSLHEDGVTTVEVENEEACHKKMDELLANKEVDGAVTMHYPFPIGVSTVGRTITPGTGKELFIATTTGTSATDRVTAMVKNAIYGIIAAKACGVKNPTVGIINIDGAQQTYNALKQLKERGYDINFAESKRADGGCIFRGNDILTGAADVVVCDSLTGNVLIKMLASFTTGGSYESVGFGYGPGVGKGYDQIVMIISRASGAPVISGAIQYAADLVRGNFFDISHKEFEKAEKAGFNEILDKIKASNKPAAKADEAEVVAPPKEVVTAQISGIEVMDLEDAVAALWKAGIYAESGMGCTGPIILVPEDKCEKAVEILQKDGWITQ, encoded by the coding sequence TTGAGTAATGTAGAAAAGGTAATTGCTAAGATATTTAACGAGGTAGCTGATGGCCTTTTAACCGGTCAGATGGGAAGCATTCCTAATATAGCCATTACAGGTATAGGCAGCGAGCACGGCGAAGCAGAGGTTATGGCCGGAGCTTTAAGAGCCGCTAAATCCGGTATCAATGTAAGCTATATAGGAAGCCTTCACGAGGATGGCGTAACTACCGTTGAAGTAGAAAACGAAGAAGCTTGCCATAAGAAAATGGACGAACTTCTTGCCAATAAGGAAGTAGACGGAGCAGTAACAATGCACTATCCGTTCCCTATCGGCGTTTCAACAGTAGGAAGAACAATTACACCCGGAACAGGGAAAGAACTTTTTATCGCTACAACAACAGGAACATCTGCTACAGACCGCGTAACGGCAATGGTTAAAAATGCTATTTACGGTATCATAGCAGCGAAAGCCTGCGGAGTTAAAAATCCGACGGTAGGTATTATAAATATAGACGGCGCACAGCAGACTTATAACGCCTTGAAACAGCTTAAAGAAAGAGGCTACGATATAAATTTTGCTGAGTCCAAAAGAGCAGACGGCGGCTGTATTTTCAGAGGAAATGACATTCTTACAGGCGCTGCCGACGTAGTAGTATGCGATTCTCTTACAGGAAACGTACTAATTAAAATGCTTGCTTCCTTCACAACAGGCGGAAGCTATGAAAGCGTTGGCTTTGGATACGGCCCCGGCGTAGGCAAAGGATATGACCAGATCGTTATGATTATCTCCAGAGCTTCCGGCGCACCTGTGATTTCAGGCGCTATCCAGTATGCCGCAGACCTTGTAAGAGGCAATTTCTTCGACATATCCCACAAGGAATTTGAAAAGGCTGAAAAAGCAGGTTTTAATGAAATCCTTGATAAAATAAAGGCTTCCAATAAGCCCGCTGCAAAGGCTGATGAAGCTGAGGTTGTTGCTCCTCCGAAAGAGGTTGTTACAGCTCAGATTTCCGGCATTGAAGTTATGGACCTTGAAGACGCCGTTGCTGCTCTCTGGAAAGCAGGAATATACGCTGAAAGCGGTATGGGCTGTACAGGACCGATTATTTTGGTTCCAGAAGACAAATGCGAAAAAGCAGTGGAAATACTTCAAAAAGACGGCTGGATTACACAATAA
- a CDS encoding GNAT family N-acetyltransferase, translating into MNHSGTKTIVTERLILRPFEINDAEAMFRNWANDSEVTKYLTWTPHKTIDETISLLKSWAQKYKSPEHMAWAICLKENNEPVGSIDLTDLGIMKKEREIGYCIGRSFWHKGIMTEALRAVAAYGLNQAGLKRITGRHIEENKASGAVMEKVGFQFIGKSKDTLEKNNTKIILCHYELTKESLIL; encoded by the coding sequence ATGAACCATTCAGGAACAAAAACAATAGTTACTGAAAGGCTTATTTTAAGGCCTTTTGAGATAAACGACGCAGAAGCTATGTTTAGAAACTGGGCAAATGACAGCGAAGTGACAAAATACCTCACATGGACCCCTCATAAAACCATCGACGAAACTATATCCCTTTTAAAATCATGGGCACAAAAATATAAAAGCCCCGAACATATGGCATGGGCCATATGCCTAAAGGAGAACAATGAGCCTGTAGGCTCTATAGACTTAACGGACCTTGGCATTATGAAAAAGGAAAGGGAAATAGGCTATTGCATCGGCAGAAGCTTTTGGCATAAGGGAATAATGACAGAAGCCCTAAGAGCCGTAGCAGCGTACGGCCTCAATCAGGCAGGCCTTAAAAGAATAACGGGAAGGCATATAGAAGAAAATAAAGCCTCCGGCGCCGTAATGGAAAAGGTGGGGTTTCAATTTATAGGCAAATCTAAGGATACTTTAGAAAAAAATAATACAAAAATCATACTGTGTCATTATGAACTTACGAAAGAGAGTCTTATACTTTAA